A stretch of DNA from Thiothrix subterranea:
GCGCTATCGCTTGATTGTGGATACGCCCACTTCACGGCTGAGCAGCAGTGCGCAAGGTTATGTGGAATTGTCCGGCACGGCAGCATTGCCGGAGGGTGAAAGTTCCCGTGGTTTGCCGCATTTGCCGGTGACGGTGTGGTTGCCGGGTTACGTGGAAGATCAGCCGTTTTTGTTGGAGGATGCGTTTGGGCGCTGTTTATTGTACCCGCAAGCGGCGGAAATTGTGACGCGCACGGGCGACAACCACCTGTTTTTATTGCACGCGATTTACCCCGGACAAACTTTGTATGCCTTGGGCGAATTGCGCACCCAACGCCACGCGCATGGCAATGTTGCACAAGAACGGCGCGAACGTTTGGCTGTATTGCTGGCGGATTGGAAACGCGATGATCACACCTTATTGCAGAATTTCGATGCGGATGGCAATGGGCAAATCGACCCAGACGAATGGCAGAATGTGCTGGCAGCGGCACAACAGTGGGTGGATGCGGATATTCGTGTGC
This window harbors:
- a CDS encoding EF-hand domain-containing protein — translated: MWTWLRTLLPEPEPVAPFAGDADGINWYNVAQNQRFAVLRKGGLINLASTWRFALFGGAGCFLLAEQVGREWLLLPALASLWFALGLYRRYRLIVDTPTSRLSSSAQGYVELSGTAALPEGESSRGLPHLPVTVWLPGYVEDQPFLLEDAFGRCLLYPQAAEIVTRTGDNHLFLLHAIYPGQTLYALGELRTQRHAHGNVAQERRERLAVLLADWKRDDHTLLQNFDADGNGQIDPDEWQNVLAAAQQWVDADIRVQQRLPGTHVMSGAQAGQLFLITNIPPEQLARRYQWAAWLHTLAWWGLMAAAHIR